TTTAACATCTCGATTGGAAGTTCTCTGATACGAGAAAGTGAGGGGCGCCCCATCTTCTTCCACAACCCTTATGTCTTTAAAAACTTTGGGTGCCGCGCTGGAAAATATAAGTTCATCTATACCCGGATTTCCCAAGAGATCGAGCTCTACGATCTTGAAAAGGATCCCGAGGAAAAGGAAAATATTGCGCCCCAAAATCCGCAACTTGCGCAGGAGTTTCTCCAAAGTGTTAAAGACTACGAGCGCCTCTTCCACCGCCTCTACTCAGAGAAGCGAATTGTGCCCGAAGACGCTCCGATTTTCACTGGTCTATATCAGGAATCTCTGGTAACATAAGTGGATGAAACGGGAACAGTGGAAGTCACGTCTTGGATTTATATGGGCGGCGGTAGGCTCAGCGATTGGGCTGGGGAGCATCTGGCGCTTCCCCTATGTGATGGGGGAGAATGGGGGAGCGACCTTTGTTTTTCTCTACTTGATCTGTCTTCTGGTTGTCGGGTTTCCTGTCTTGGTTTCAGAAATTTTAATTGGGCGCAAAGCGCAACTTAACCCTTCAGGTTCCTTCAAGCAAATTGGGCGTCACCGGGGATGGCAAGGAGCGGGAAAGATGACCATCTTCACCGGCTTTTTGGTCAGCTCCTTTTATGCGACAGTCGCTGGATGGGCGCTCGGCTATTTGGTCCAGGCGGTTTTGGGCAAGCTCTCCGGCTTAAACTCAAGCGGTGCGGCAACGGCCCACTTCAAAGCCTTTACCGCTTCTCCTCTTTGGGGAGTGGGTGTACTGATTGCCTTTTTATCGTTGGCCTTTTTGATCCTCTATACGGGGGTGCGCAAAGGGATCGAAGCGGGCAATAAGATCATGATGCCCCTTCTCTTTTTTGTTTTACTTTTCCTCGCAGTGCGGGGGCTCATGATGCCAGGGGGAGAGGCGGGTCTTGCCTTTGTCTTTAAGCCCGACTGGTCGGAGGTGACCCCTCTGGCAATCCTCCTTGCCCTGGGACAGGCCTTCTTTTCTTTAAGCTTGGGACAGGGGACGATGGTCACCTATGGGAGCTACTTAGGCAAAAAGGAAAATATTCCGGGAACCTGTGTGCCGATCACCCTGTTTGGGATCATTGTCTCGATGCTCGCGGGAATTGCCATTTTTACGATCGTCTTTTCTGCCGGCCTGTCTCCGGCATCGGGGGAGAGCTTGATGTTTGAAACGTTGCCGATCGTCTTTTCCCAGATCTCGGGAGGCTACTTGATGAGTATCCTCTTTTTCCTCCTCCTTGTTTTAGCGGCGCTCACCTCTCAGATCTCGGCGATGGAGCCGCTGATTGCTTACCTGATCGACGCAAAAAAATGGAAGCGCCACCGCGCAGCTTCCTTTACAGGGGGAGCCGTTTTTCTTGTGGCCCTTCCGTGCACCTTGTCGTTTGGGCCGTGGAGCGGGTTTACCATTTTTGGGATGAATTTTTTCAATCTTCTTCTCTATGTGTCCCTGAATATCTTGATTCCTCTTGGGGGGCTGTGTGCTGCCTTGCTTGTGGGGTGGCGGTGGACCTTTAAGCGGGCCTTCCCCCATCTTCAAGAGGGGGCAGAGGGGCTCTTTGGGAGTTATCCTTCTCTAAAGTGGTACTTTGAGATCAGTATCAGATATCTTGCCCCTCTCATGGTTGTCATTATTATGCTTGATGCGTTAGGTATATTTTAATGCTGAGTCTTTTATTCGCTCGCCTCTTTATCAGGCGGGACTTTAGTATCCTGGGGATCTTACAGG
This genomic stretch from Candidatus Neptunochlamydia vexilliferae harbors:
- a CDS encoding sodium-dependent transporter gives rise to the protein MKREQWKSRLGFIWAAVGSAIGLGSIWRFPYVMGENGGATFVFLYLICLLVVGFPVLVSEILIGRKAQLNPSGSFKQIGRHRGWQGAGKMTIFTGFLVSSFYATVAGWALGYLVQAVLGKLSGLNSSGAATAHFKAFTASPLWGVGVLIAFLSLAFLILYTGVRKGIEAGNKIMMPLLFFVLLFLAVRGLMMPGGEAGLAFVFKPDWSEVTPLAILLALGQAFFSLSLGQGTMVTYGSYLGKKENIPGTCVPITLFGIIVSMLAGIAIFTIVFSAGLSPASGESLMFETLPIVFSQISGGYLMSILFFLLLVLAALTSQISAMEPLIAYLIDAKKWKRHRAASFTGGAVFLVALPCTLSFGPWSGFTIFGMNFFNLLLYVSLNILIPLGGLCAALLVGWRWTFKRAFPHLQEGAEGLFGSYPSLKWYFEISIRYLAPLMVVIIMLDALGIF